In Streptomyces venezuelae, the sequence GTGCAGGACGGCCGTGACCTCGTCCGGCGTCGGCGGGTGCGCGTTGCCCCGCAGGTACACGGCCCGCATTCCGAGGTTCCGCAGCCTGGTCAGGGCGCGGGCCCGGTTCGCGGCGTGCACCAGCACGCGGACATTTCCACCTTCTCCGGACGGCCTCGGCAGTGTGAGCGCAACCACCACACTGCCGCCCGGCAACCTCACGAAACCTCCGCCTGGCATCGCTGTCATCTCCCCCGTCAATAAGACACTCGTACCGGGCATCTAAACGCGAACGGCCGCCGCCCGCTAGGGGGCGACGGCCGATCATGCTCTGACCTGCGGTTTTAACGAGTTACTTCGAGGAGGGGCCGACCTCGATGGTCATGACCTCACCGTCGTAGGACTCCTTCAGGATCTTGATCTTGGTGTTGGTGTCAGTGACCTTCACCGATCCGGTCGGGTTCTCGTCGTAGTAGTACTTGCCCTTGTGGTCGTCGAAGACCAGGTTCGCGGGCTTCGGCTTGAGGAAGAGCTCCTCGCCGTTCTTGTGCAGGGTGATCGCATCCGTCGAGTACGCGCTGAAGGTGGCGTCGTACGGCTGGATCTTGTTGCGGAGCAGGGTGCCGTCCGCCCACTTCATGGGCTTGGCGTTGGCGTCGATCGGCAGGATCAGGCCCTGGCCCGGGTGGACGCTGGTGTTGTTGTCCTTCTGGCTGGTGTCCCACTGCCAGATGAGCAGACCGTCCTGGTACGGGTAGTGCTCGACCCAGTCCGGCTTGGTGTTGCCGAAGCCGAAGTTGTACGGGCCCACCTTGAGGGTGGAGTCGTACGAGACGTAGCGGCGGTTCTCGGCGATGTAGCGCTGCGCGTACTCCTTGGAGAAGTCGGCGCCGATGCGCGAGAAGCCCTTGCCGGTCCAGCCGTTGTCGCCGTTCTCGGCGCCGTCGGTGAACAGCGCGGAGCCGTCCGCAGTCAGGGTGATGGCGTCGGCCGTGAAGCCCTTGCCGCCCGCGCCGCCGTCCGTCTGGTAGCGGAAGCGCAGGTCGACCTTCTTGCCCGCGTAGGCGTCGAGCGGGAAGTTCAGGTTCTTCCAGGCACCCGAGACACCGGTGAGCGACGGGCTGCCGGAGGCGTCGGCCGGGAGGGCCGTGCCGTCGGCGGTGCCGGCCAGAGCGGTCCAGGTGGCGCCGCCGTCCGTGGACACCTCGGTGTAGAGGTAGTCGTAGTCGGCCTCGATGTCCCACCAGCCCTTGAGGGACAGGGCGGCGGACTTCTTGCCGGTCAGGTCGACCGAGCGGGTCAGGGTGTTCTTGAGGTCGTCACCCATGTTGCTCCACCACTGGGTGGAGCCCTCGGCCGGCTTGACGACCTCGGTCTTGACCTGCTTCTTCGGCAGCTCGACGACCAGCGCCTGCTTGTCCTTGGTGTTGAACGCCGACACGCCCAGCTTGTGCGTGGACTTCGTCGCGGCCTTGGCCGTGTCGTAGTTCAGCCAGCCCAGCTGCAGCTTGTCCCAGGCGGTCATGTCGCCCGGGGTGTCGCCGATGGAGTCCTTGCCCTTGCCGAGCCAGGAACCGGCCGACATCAGGGACCAGAAGCCGACGCTATTGTCGCCGCCACCGGTGGTGTCGTAGAGGTCCGGCAGACCGAGGTCGTGACCGTACTCGTGCGCGAAGACACCGAGGCCGCCGTTCTCGGGCTGCATCGTGTAGTCGCCGACCCAGATGCCGGTGTTGCCGATCTGGGTGCCGCCGGCCTTGTTGTTGTCCGGGCCGGTCTTGCCCGCCGCGGTGCCGTAGGCGTACCAGCGGTGCGCCCACAGCGCGGTCGTGCCCTGCACGCCGCCACCGGCCGACTCGTCCTCGCCCGCGTGGACGATCTGGAAGTGGTCGATGTAACCGTCGGGCTCGTTGAAGTTGCCGTCGTTGTCGAAGTCGTAGCGGTCCCACTGGTCGTACTGGGACAGCTGCGCCTTGATCTGGGCGTCGGTCTTGCCGGCCTTCTTCTGGGCCTCCGACCATGCGGTGACGCCGTCCTTGACGGTGTCCCACACGTTGGAGCAGTTGGTCTGGCCGCAGTAGTTGGAGCCGTAACGGCCCTCGTTGTACGGGACCTTGACCCAGTCGGCGACCTCACCCTCGACCGAGTAGCGGCCCGAGGAGGTCTTCTCGTAGTAGGTCTTCAGCGAGTCCTTGCCCTGACCCGTCGCGAAGTACAGGTCCTGGAAGTACTGACGGCTGAAGTCCTTGCGCCAGGCGGTGCTGTTGTCCTTGGCACGGTCCGGCTGGGCGATCTGGTTGTGCAGCGGACCGGGGGTACCGCCGTACTTGGGGACCTCGGGCTTGGGGCCCGGGCCGTCCGGGTCGTACATGGTCGTGTTGTCGACCTGGTCGCCGAACTCGACGAGGATCGTGAAGATCTTGTCGGTCTTCTCGCGGCCGAGCTCGACGTACTTCTTGTCGTCGAGCTTGACGACCTTGGAGGCGCCGCGCTGCTCGACGCCCTTCTTGCCGGTCAGGACCTGGTCCAGGGCGGCCGCGCGCTGCTTGGCCTGCTGGTCGCTGAAGGGGCCCTTGAGGTCGTGCTCGACGACCTTGGACGGCGCGGTCGGGTCCTGCCGGTCGGCCGCCGGGGCGGCCGGAGCCTTGCCCTCGGCCTGAGCCGCGGTGACGGTGAAGAAGGTGGCGCTTGTCGCACAAGCGGCCATGGTCACGGTGACGGCGGCAGCGCGTATCGCACGCCGTCTGGCGGAATTGCTGGTCACTTGATGTGTTCCCCTCCCGCGGCCGCAACGTTGGTCGGAACTTCTCCATAGGAGCGGGGGGTTCCGCGCGGCGCGCGTCTCAAGTGACGACATTTGACCGGAGGGAAGCGAGAAAAGACAGACCTTGACTTGACCCTTACAACTGCACTATGCGGGCAGGGAGTTCCGCTATCCGGACGTTCCACAGCCATACGGGGCGAAGGGCCCTTCCCGACCCGTCGAGTGGTCCGTCCCGTCCCCCTTTCTCCCCCTGCCGTCGCCCGGAAAATGACCCCGTGCGCCCCCCGTGCTCCGGCACCGTGTGTTAGGTCACGCTTACCGGCGGTCCGACTCGGGCATCTCCCGTCATAGAGTCACTTGACGCGCGAACTGGTTGAGCCGACTCCCCCTCCCCTCACCGAGGACGGATATCGCCATGCCGCGTCCGACTGCCGCACAGCTCGCGTACGGGTCCGCCACGGTCGTCGTGTCGACGATCGCCATGCTGCTGCTCTCGCAGACGAGCACCGGGCTCGGAGTCGCGGTCATCTCCGCCGCCGCGCTCGCCCTGGGTCTCCTCGTCGCGCTCACCGTGCCCATCCCGCGGCGCCGTGGCCGCCACGCGGCGCGTACGGGGTCCTCCGCGACCGCCGGGGCCTCCGGGACCGCCGCGGCCCGGGAGGGCGCGGCAGGGGCCGCACGGGTGCCCGAGCCCCGGACGGCATCGGCCGAACACCCGGTACACCACTGACGGTTGACGCCCGACGCGGCGCGGGCGGCCTCCCCGGAGGGACGGCCGCCCGCGTCGCGATGCGTCATGTCTGCGCACCGGCCTATCTGTTGGCCTGGACCACCACGGTCTTGGCGACCTTGTCGTGCAGGCCCTGCTTGTACGGCTTGTCGACCAGGATCGAGACGACCAGCGCGATCGGCCACAGGCAGGCGCAGCAGATCAGGGTCGGCAGCCAGAGCACGGCGGCGCGCGTCAGGGAGGCGTTGGAGTTCGGCACGCTGCCGTCGTTGAGCATCGCGACGCGCAGGTTCATCGCCTTCTTGCCGACCGTCTGGCCGTTCTTCTTGGTGAACCACCAGTCGTAGCCGACGTACGCGACGATCGAGATCAGGGTCATGATCAGGCCGCTGCCGCTGTACGACTTGCCGACGACCTCGCTGATGTCCTCGCCCTGGTCGGTGTCGAACCGGTAGCGGTTCGTGCCGAAGGCCAGCTGGATGAGGGCCAGCGGGATGGCGATGATCACGACGTCGATGATGCGCGCGAGGAGCCGCTTGCCGAAGTCGGCGAGCGGGGGCATCCCGGCGAGCGGATCGGGCATGCCGTAGCCGCCGCTCCCGCCGTACGGGTCTCCGCCGCCTCCGTACGGGGGCGGCGGGGGCGGGTATCCCCCACCACCGCCGCCGCCGCCCGGGCCTCCGGGCGGGGGCGGCTGACCGCCACCGGGGGGCGGCGAGCCGTACGGCGAACCGCCCGACGGAGGCGTCGGTTCCTGGGGCTTCTTGAGGAACGGGTCGTCCTCGGGCGGCTGGCCCGGCGGCTGGTCGGTACTCATGGCCCGAGTCGAACCCGGCTCCGGCACCCTCGCAACGGGACCGCGTCCATTCGGGGGCAGACGCGGGGCCGGACTGCGGGGCCGGGCCCTCCGGGCGGGCTCAGCGGGCCACGTACGTGCCGGCCGCCTTGTCGTGCCAGGCCTGGCGGCGCGGGCGGTCCACGAGGGACCAGAGGCTGCCCGGGAGGCCGAGGACGGCGTACACCAGCCAGCGGCGCAGGGCCGCGCCGAAGGTGGGCGGGCGCAGGGTGGCGGTGGCCAGGACCCGGACGCCCAGCAGCTTCTTGCCGGGGGTGCGGCCCCAGCGTGCGGTGGGCAGCACCTCGTAGAGGATCCCGAAGAGGAGGACGGCGCCGACGACCAGGCCCAGCAGGCCGGCGATGGTCCCGTCGAGGAGCCAGACGGTGGTGGTGCGGCCGCTCGCCCGGGCGGCGTCCACCTTGGCCTCGACGTGGGCGGCGGCCTCGGGGAGGAGCCGCAGGGCGACGGCCGCGGCGACGGCCGCGTAGAGGAGCGAGTCCAGGGCGCGGGCCACGGCCCGGCGGGTGAACCCGGCGGGGCGCACGGCCCGCTCGGCCATCCGCTCGAACACCTCCCGGGGTGTACGGGCCCCCGCGGGTCGGGAGCCGGAGCCGCCCGGACG encodes:
- a CDS encoding RDD family protein — translated: MSTDQPPGQPPEDDPFLKKPQEPTPPSGGSPYGSPPPGGGQPPPPGGPGGGGGGGGYPPPPPPYGGGGDPYGGSGGYGMPDPLAGMPPLADFGKRLLARIIDVVIIAIPLALIQLAFGTNRYRFDTDQGEDISEVVGKSYSGSGLIMTLISIVAYVGYDWWFTKKNGQTVGKKAMNLRVAMLNDGSVPNSNASLTRAAVLWLPTLICCACLWPIALVVSILVDKPYKQGLHDKVAKTVVVQANR
- a CDS encoding immune inhibitor A domain-containing protein, whose translation is MAACATSATFFTVTAAQAEGKAPAAPAADRQDPTAPSKVVEHDLKGPFSDQQAKQRAAALDQVLTGKKGVEQRGASKVVKLDDKKYVELGREKTDKIFTILVEFGDQVDNTTMYDPDGPGPKPEVPKYGGTPGPLHNQIAQPDRAKDNSTAWRKDFSRQYFQDLYFATGQGKDSLKTYYEKTSSGRYSVEGEVADWVKVPYNEGRYGSNYCGQTNCSNVWDTVKDGVTAWSEAQKKAGKTDAQIKAQLSQYDQWDRYDFDNDGNFNEPDGYIDHFQIVHAGEDESAGGGVQGTTALWAHRWYAYGTAAGKTGPDNNKAGGTQIGNTGIWVGDYTMQPENGGLGVFAHEYGHDLGLPDLYDTTGGGDNSVGFWSLMSAGSWLGKGKDSIGDTPGDMTAWDKLQLGWLNYDTAKAATKSTHKLGVSAFNTKDKQALVVELPKKQVKTEVVKPAEGSTQWWSNMGDDLKNTLTRSVDLTGKKSAALSLKGWWDIEADYDYLYTEVSTDGGATWTALAGTADGTALPADASGSPSLTGVSGAWKNLNFPLDAYAGKKVDLRFRYQTDGGAGGKGFTADAITLTADGSALFTDGAENGDNGWTGKGFSRIGADFSKEYAQRYIAENRRYVSYDSTLKVGPYNFGFGNTKPDWVEHYPYQDGLLIWQWDTSQKDNNTSVHPGQGLILPIDANAKPMKWADGTLLRNKIQPYDATFSAYSTDAITLHKNGEELFLKPKPANLVFDDHKGKYYYDENPTGSVKVTDTNTKIKILKESYDGEVMTIEVGPSSK